A region of Argentina anserina chromosome 5, drPotAnse1.1, whole genome shotgun sequence DNA encodes the following proteins:
- the LOC126796080 gene encoding dynamin-related protein 5A, translating to MENLISLVNKIQRACTALGDHGEASALPTLWDALPSIAVVGGQSSGKSSVLESIVGKDFLPRGSGIVTRRPLVLQLHKIDEGSREYAEFLHLPKKRFTDFAAVRKEISDETDRETGRSKMISSVPIHLSIYSPNVVNLTLVDLPGLTKVAVEGQPDSIVQDIENMVRSYIEKPNSIILAISPANQDLATSDAIKISREVDPTGERTLGVLTKIDLMDKGTDAVEILEGKSYRLKFPWVGVVNRSQQDINKNVDMIAARRREREYFSGTPEYKHLAHRMGSEHLAKMLSKHLETVIKTKIPGIQSLINKTIHELETELSRLGKPIATDAGGKLYAIMEICRLFDGTYKEHLDGVRPGGDKIYNVFDNQLPAALKRLQFDKQLAMENIRKLITEADGYQPHLIAPEQGYRRLIESTIISIRGPAEAAVDAVHGLLKDLVHKAVNETPELRQYPGLRAEVTNAACESLERMREESKKATLQLVDMECSYLTVDFFRKLPQDVDKGGNPSHSLFDRYNDSYLRRIGSNVLAYVNMVCASLRNSIPKSVVYCQVREAKRSLLDRFFTDLGKLEAKQLSSLLNEDPAVMERRSALAKRLELYRSAQAEMDTVAWSK from the exons ATGGAGAATCTGATCTCGCTCGTCAACAAAATACAAAGAGCTTGCACTGCTCTCGGCGACCACGGCGAAGCCAGCGCATTACCGACTCTCTGGGACGCTCTCCCCTCCATCGCCGTCGTCGGTGGCCAG AGTTCAGGGAAGTCTTCAGTTTTGGAGAGCATTGTCGGGAAGGACTTCTTACCGCGTGGTTCTG GAATTGTTACTCGGCGTCCTCTTGTGTTGCAGCTTCATAAGATTGACGAAGGAAGCAGAGAATATGCAGAGTTTCTCCACCTTCCGAAGAAAAGATTCACtgattttg CTGCTGTGAGAAAGGAAATTTCAGATGAGACAGATCGTGAAACTGGCCGCAGCAAAATGATCTCCAGTGTTCCAATTCATCTTAGCATATATTCTCCTAATG TTGTCAACTTGACACTTGTTGATCTTCCTGGGCTTACAAAAGTTGCTGTTG AGGGTCAGCCAGATAGTATTGTGCAGGACATTGAAAATATGGTTCGCTCTTACATTGAGAAG CCTAATAGTATAATTTTAGCAATTTCACCTGCCAATCAAGATCTTGCTACATCTGATGCCATCAAAATATCTCGTGAGGTGGATCCAACAG GGGAGAGGACACTCGGAGTCTTGACAAAAATTGATCTCATGGACAAGGGTACTGATGCAGTTGAA ATATTGGAAGGGAAGTCTTATCGCCTAAAATTTCCTTGGGTTGGAGTTGTGAATCGTTCTCAACAAGATATCAACAAGAATGTTGACATGATTGCTGCTCGGCGTAGAGAACGTGAGTATTTCTCAGGTACCCCAGAATACAAGCACCTTGCACACAGAATGGGTTCTGAGCATCTAGCGAAAATGCTTTCTAAG CATTTGGAAACTGTAATTAAGACAAAAATCCCAGGCATCCAGTCCCTGATTAACAAGACAATTCATGAACTTGAAACAGAATTGAGTCGTCTCGGCAAGCCGATTGCTACTGATGCTGGA GGGAAACTGTATGCAATCATGGAAATTTGTCGTCTATTCGATGGAACATATAAAGAACATCTTGATGGCGT GCGTCCTGGAGGTGATAAGATCTACAATGTTTTTGATAACCAACTTCCTGCTGCTCTGAAAAGACTGCAATTTGATAAGCAACTTGCAATGGAAAATATAAGAAAGCTTATTACTGAAGCCGATGGGTATCAACCTCATTTAATAGCTCCAGAACAAGGATACCGTCGTCTCATTGAATCCACTATCATTAGTATAAGAGGGCCTGCTGAAGCTGCAGTTGATGCG GTTCATGGCCTTTTAAAGGATCTTGTTCACAAAGCTGTTAATGAGACTCCG GAACTAAGGCAGTATCCTGGTCTTAGAGCAGAGGTAACAAATGCAGCTTGCGAGTCACttgagagaatgagagaagaAAGCAAGAAAGCAACGCTACAGCTAGTTGATATGGAGTGTAGTTACCTGACAGTTGATTTTTTCCGAAAACTTCCTCAAGATGTTGACAAGGGTGGCAATCCGTCACATTCTCTGTTTGATAGATACAATGATTCTTACCTCAGGCGAATTG GGTCAAACGTCCTGGCTTACGTCAATATGGTCTGTGCAAGTTTACGCAACTCCATTCCCAAATCTGTTGTATATTGCCAAGTCAGAGAGGCTAAACGAAGCTTACTGGACCGTTTCTTCACTGATTTGGGTAAACTAGAG GCAAAGCAGTTGTCATCTTTACTGAATGAGGATCCGGCTGTTATGGAGAGGCGTTCTGCCCTTGCAAAGAGGCTGGAGTTATACAGGAGCGCCCAAGCGGAGATGGATACAGTTGCTTGGTCTAAGTAG
- the LOC126793308 gene encoding UDP-glucose 4-epimerase GEPI48-like, whose amino-acid sequence MAKKTILVTGGAGYIGSHTVLQLLLGGFSTVVVDNLDNSSEVAINRVRELAGDSGKNLSFHKIDLRDKPALEKLFTSTKFDAVIHFAGLKAVGESVQKPLLYYNNNIVGTITLLEVMAAHGCKKIVFSSSATVYGWPKVVPCTEEFPLVAANPYGRTKLYIEEICRDIYRSDSEWKIILLRYFNPVGAHHSGYIGEDPHGIPNNLMPFVQQVAVGRRPALTVFGNDYNTKDGTGVRDYVHVDDLAHGHIAALNKLEAASIGCEVYNLGTGKGTSVLEMVAAFEKASGKKIPLIVAGRRPGDAEVVYASTDKAEKELNWKAKYNIDDMCRDQWNWASKNPYGYASHDNSD is encoded by the exons ATGGCCAAGAAGACCATTCTTGTCACCGGCGGTGCCGGCTACATCGGCAGCCACACCGTCCTCCAGCTTCTACTCGGCGGCTTCAGCACCGTCGTCGTTGACAACCTCGACAATTCCTCTGAGGTTGCCATTAACCGTGTCAGGGAACTCGCTGGCGATTCTGGCAAGAACCTCAGCTTTCACAag ATTGATCTCAGGGACAAGCCTGCACTGGAAAAACTCTTCACTTCAACAAA ATTTGATGCTGTTATACATTTTGCTGGACTGAAAGCAGTTGGTGAAAGTGTTCAGAAACCATTGCTCTACTATAACAACAATATTGTGGGCACAATTACTTTGTTGGAAGTCATGGCAGCCCATGGTTGCAAAAAG ATTGTATTCTCATCGTCAGCCACTGTTTATGGTTGGCCGAAGGTGGTTCCATGTACCGAGGAGTTCCCTCTTGTTGCAGCAAATCCTTATGGACGAACTAAG CTCTACATTGAAGAAATATGTCGTGATATATACCGCTCAGACTCTGAGTGGAAAATCATATTGCTGAGATACTTCAATCCAGTTGGTGCACACCACAGTGGTTATATTGGTGAGGATCCTCATGGGATCCCAAACAATCTCATGCCATTTGTGCAGCAAGTTGCTGTTGGAAGGCGTCCAGCACTGACGGTGTTTGGAAACGACTATAATACCAAAGATGGTACTGGG GTGCGtgattatgttcatgttgaTGATTTAGCACATGGGCACATCGCTGCATTGAACAAGTTAGAAGCAGCTAGTATAG gTTGCGAGGTGTACAATTTAGGAACTGGAAAAGGAACATCAGTCTTGGAGATGGTGGCGGCATTCGAAAAGGCATCTGGAAAG aAAATTCCTCTTATTGTTGCTGGCCGGCGACCTGGTGATGCTGAAGTTGTCTATGCATCAACAGATAAGGCAGAGAAGGAACTGAACTGGAA GGCTAAATATAACATTGATGACATGTGCCGGGATCAGTGGAATTGGGCTAGCAAGAACCCCTATGGCTATGCATCTCATGACAATAGTGACTGA
- the LOC126794450 gene encoding RNA pseudouridine synthase 3, mitochondrial isoform X2 — MRRRTLRFCHVSLPTRQYSSISPPPPPSPPLIRVSNHVAKLGPPKEGPKPKQLLSLPPFPTGRFLPGKKSHQDGVVSRVSAVSWLRYYFHEIDDTAIRSHFNKGLVEMECESSIGKEGQVKRMRKIRPSEVMEEGARVYVPVSIAESKVSRRFDCIPSETLYPNADEIDYLQRLVKYKDSAIIVLNKPPKLPVKVHRLDRESSGLLLMGRTKESVSLLQSLYTDTNIGKSSCRAWNYACRAKSQRYWALVIGSPKEKEGVICAPLTKVLLDDGKTERVILAHQSGLEASQPALTQYRVLGPSINGCSWIELQPLTSRKHQLRVHCAEALGTPIVGDYKYGWFVHRRWKQISQVDIEPATGLQYKLRRPAGLDVQKGSVISKVPLLHLHCRELVLPNIAKFIGLLDHKLDKQHTLDSSKPDVLRFVASMPTHMKLSWNLMSSYLV; from the exons ATGCGGAGAAGAACCCTCCGCTTCTGCCACGTGTCACTCCCTACTCGCCAATACTCCAGCatatctcctcctcctcctccgtcgCCGCCGCTCATCCGAGTTTCGAACCACGTGGCCAAACTGGGCCCGCCGAAAGAGGGCCCGAAGCCCAAACAGCTTCTCTCCCTGCCGCCTTTCCCCACCGGTCGATTTTTGCCGGGGAAGAAGTCTCACCAGGACGGCGTCGTTTCACGCGTCTCAGCTGTCAGTTGGCTCAGATATTACTTCCATGAGATTGACGACACCGCCATTCGGTCCCATTTCAACAAAGGCCTT GTTGAGATGGAGTGCGAAAGTTCAATTGGGAAGGAAGGGCAAGTCAAACGTATGAGAAAG ATTAGGCCTAGTGAGGTAATGGAGGAAGGCGCGAGAGTATATGTACCCGTATCGATTGCGGAGAGTAAAGTTTCGAGGAGATTCGACTGCATACCGAGTGAGACATTGTACCCGAATGCAGATGAGATTGACTACTTGCAAAGGCTTGTCAAGTACAAG GACTCTGCTATAATAGTGCTGAACAAGCCCCCAAAATTGCCGGTCAAG GTTCATCGGCTTGACCGAGAGAGCAGTGGCCTCCTCTTGATGggaagaacaaaagaaagtgTGTCTCTTCTGCAATCGTTATACACTGACACCAATATTGGGAAATCATCCTGCAGG GCTTGGAATTATGCATGTAGAGCAAAAAGTCAGAGATACTGGGCATTGGTTATAGGGTCGCCCAAGGAAAAGGAAGGTGTAATATGTGCTCCTCTTACAAAG GTGCTTCTTGATGATGGGAAAACAGAGAGGGTCATCTTGGCTCATCAATCGGGATTAGAAGCTTCCCAACCGGCTCTAACTCAGTATCGAGTGCTTGGTCCTTCGATAAATGGATGCTCATGGATTGAATTACAACCACTCACGAGCCGAAAGCATCAG CTCCGTGTTCATTGTGCTGAAGCTCTAGGCACGCCAATTGTGGGTGACTATAAGTATGGGTGGTTTGTTCACCGAAGATGGAAACAAATTTCTCAAGTCGATATTGAGCCAGCAACTGGGCTACAATACAAGTTGCGGAGGCCAGCAGGTCTGGATGTACAGAAGGGAAGTGTTATATCAAAAGTCCCTCTATTACATCTACACTGTAGAGAGCTTGTACTCCCCAATATTGCTAAGTTCATTGGTCTATTGGATCACAAGTTAGACAAGCAGCACACTTTAGATAGTTCGAAGCCAGATGTCCTTCGGTTTGTGGCATCAATGCCCACCCACATGAAACTTAGTTGGAATCTCATGTCATCTTATTTGGTGTAG
- the LOC126794450 gene encoding RNA pseudouridine synthase 3, mitochondrial isoform X3 has protein sequence MRRRTLRFCHVSLPTRQYSSISPPPPPSPPLIRVSNHVAKLGPPKEGPKPKQLLSLPPFPTGRFLPGKKSHQDGVVSRVSAVSWLRYYFHEIDDTAIRSHFNKGLVEMECESSIGKEGQVKRMRKIRPSEVMEEGARVYVPVSIAESKVSRRFDCIPSETLYPNADEIDYLQRLVKYKDSAIIVLNKPPKLPVKGNVPVHNSMDALAAAALSYDYDEGPKLAWNYACRAKSQRYWALVIGSPKEKEGVICAPLTKVLLDDGKTERVILAHQSGLEASQPALTQYRVLGPSINGCSWIELQPLTSRKHQLRVHCAEALGTPIVGDYKYGWFVHRRWKQISQVDIEPATGLQYKLRRPAGLDVQKGSVISKVPLLHLHCRELVLPNIAKFIGLLDHKLDKQHTLDSSKPDVLRFVASMPTHMKLSWNLMSSYLV, from the exons ATGCGGAGAAGAACCCTCCGCTTCTGCCACGTGTCACTCCCTACTCGCCAATACTCCAGCatatctcctcctcctcctccgtcgCCGCCGCTCATCCGAGTTTCGAACCACGTGGCCAAACTGGGCCCGCCGAAAGAGGGCCCGAAGCCCAAACAGCTTCTCTCCCTGCCGCCTTTCCCCACCGGTCGATTTTTGCCGGGGAAGAAGTCTCACCAGGACGGCGTCGTTTCACGCGTCTCAGCTGTCAGTTGGCTCAGATATTACTTCCATGAGATTGACGACACCGCCATTCGGTCCCATTTCAACAAAGGCCTT GTTGAGATGGAGTGCGAAAGTTCAATTGGGAAGGAAGGGCAAGTCAAACGTATGAGAAAG ATTAGGCCTAGTGAGGTAATGGAGGAAGGCGCGAGAGTATATGTACCCGTATCGATTGCGGAGAGTAAAGTTTCGAGGAGATTCGACTGCATACCGAGTGAGACATTGTACCCGAATGCAGATGAGATTGACTACTTGCAAAGGCTTGTCAAGTACAAG GACTCTGCTATAATAGTGCTGAACAAGCCCCCAAAATTGCCGGTCAAG GGTAATGTGCCAGTCCATAACAGCATGGATGCATTGGCAGCAGCGGCGTTATCGTATGATTATGATGAAGGTCCTAAATTG GCTTGGAATTATGCATGTAGAGCAAAAAGTCAGAGATACTGGGCATTGGTTATAGGGTCGCCCAAGGAAAAGGAAGGTGTAATATGTGCTCCTCTTACAAAG GTGCTTCTTGATGATGGGAAAACAGAGAGGGTCATCTTGGCTCATCAATCGGGATTAGAAGCTTCCCAACCGGCTCTAACTCAGTATCGAGTGCTTGGTCCTTCGATAAATGGATGCTCATGGATTGAATTACAACCACTCACGAGCCGAAAGCATCAG CTCCGTGTTCATTGTGCTGAAGCTCTAGGCACGCCAATTGTGGGTGACTATAAGTATGGGTGGTTTGTTCACCGAAGATGGAAACAAATTTCTCAAGTCGATATTGAGCCAGCAACTGGGCTACAATACAAGTTGCGGAGGCCAGCAGGTCTGGATGTACAGAAGGGAAGTGTTATATCAAAAGTCCCTCTATTACATCTACACTGTAGAGAGCTTGTACTCCCCAATATTGCTAAGTTCATTGGTCTATTGGATCACAAGTTAGACAAGCAGCACACTTTAGATAGTTCGAAGCCAGATGTCCTTCGGTTTGTGGCATCAATGCCCACCCACATGAAACTTAGTTGGAATCTCATGTCATCTTATTTGGTGTAG
- the LOC126794450 gene encoding RNA pseudouridine synthase 3, mitochondrial isoform X1, with protein MRRRTLRFCHVSLPTRQYSSISPPPPPSPPLIRVSNHVAKLGPPKEGPKPKQLLSLPPFPTGRFLPGKKSHQDGVVSRVSAVSWLRYYFHEIDDTAIRSHFNKGLVEMECESSIGKEGQVKRMRKIRPSEVMEEGARVYVPVSIAESKVSRRFDCIPSETLYPNADEIDYLQRLVKYKDSAIIVLNKPPKLPVKGNVPVHNSMDALAAAALSYDYDEGPKLVHRLDRESSGLLLMGRTKESVSLLQSLYTDTNIGKSSCRAWNYACRAKSQRYWALVIGSPKEKEGVICAPLTKVLLDDGKTERVILAHQSGLEASQPALTQYRVLGPSINGCSWIELQPLTSRKHQLRVHCAEALGTPIVGDYKYGWFVHRRWKQISQVDIEPATGLQYKLRRPAGLDVQKGSVISKVPLLHLHCRELVLPNIAKFIGLLDHKLDKQHTLDSSKPDVLRFVASMPTHMKLSWNLMSSYLV; from the exons ATGCGGAGAAGAACCCTCCGCTTCTGCCACGTGTCACTCCCTACTCGCCAATACTCCAGCatatctcctcctcctcctccgtcgCCGCCGCTCATCCGAGTTTCGAACCACGTGGCCAAACTGGGCCCGCCGAAAGAGGGCCCGAAGCCCAAACAGCTTCTCTCCCTGCCGCCTTTCCCCACCGGTCGATTTTTGCCGGGGAAGAAGTCTCACCAGGACGGCGTCGTTTCACGCGTCTCAGCTGTCAGTTGGCTCAGATATTACTTCCATGAGATTGACGACACCGCCATTCGGTCCCATTTCAACAAAGGCCTT GTTGAGATGGAGTGCGAAAGTTCAATTGGGAAGGAAGGGCAAGTCAAACGTATGAGAAAG ATTAGGCCTAGTGAGGTAATGGAGGAAGGCGCGAGAGTATATGTACCCGTATCGATTGCGGAGAGTAAAGTTTCGAGGAGATTCGACTGCATACCGAGTGAGACATTGTACCCGAATGCAGATGAGATTGACTACTTGCAAAGGCTTGTCAAGTACAAG GACTCTGCTATAATAGTGCTGAACAAGCCCCCAAAATTGCCGGTCAAG GGTAATGTGCCAGTCCATAACAGCATGGATGCATTGGCAGCAGCGGCGTTATCGTATGATTATGATGAAGGTCCTAAATTG GTTCATCGGCTTGACCGAGAGAGCAGTGGCCTCCTCTTGATGggaagaacaaaagaaagtgTGTCTCTTCTGCAATCGTTATACACTGACACCAATATTGGGAAATCATCCTGCAGG GCTTGGAATTATGCATGTAGAGCAAAAAGTCAGAGATACTGGGCATTGGTTATAGGGTCGCCCAAGGAAAAGGAAGGTGTAATATGTGCTCCTCTTACAAAG GTGCTTCTTGATGATGGGAAAACAGAGAGGGTCATCTTGGCTCATCAATCGGGATTAGAAGCTTCCCAACCGGCTCTAACTCAGTATCGAGTGCTTGGTCCTTCGATAAATGGATGCTCATGGATTGAATTACAACCACTCACGAGCCGAAAGCATCAG CTCCGTGTTCATTGTGCTGAAGCTCTAGGCACGCCAATTGTGGGTGACTATAAGTATGGGTGGTTTGTTCACCGAAGATGGAAACAAATTTCTCAAGTCGATATTGAGCCAGCAACTGGGCTACAATACAAGTTGCGGAGGCCAGCAGGTCTGGATGTACAGAAGGGAAGTGTTATATCAAAAGTCCCTCTATTACATCTACACTGTAGAGAGCTTGTACTCCCCAATATTGCTAAGTTCATTGGTCTATTGGATCACAAGTTAGACAAGCAGCACACTTTAGATAGTTCGAAGCCAGATGTCCTTCGGTTTGTGGCATCAATGCCCACCCACATGAAACTTAGTTGGAATCTCATGTCATCTTATTTGGTGTAG
- the LOC126796349 gene encoding uncharacterized protein LOC126796349, with amino-acid sequence MNSRATNFHTCHWCCPMSQLQLTTSHSSSFFTAVHKHRDHHHSRIYVKPPTTFKSFLLHSWSNPISKHMTLYLSSPPWLSSPSPLLPPHTNTNSLFFRLSLTSVCFPKFITTKASSLGESESANGTAEDSVSELLDDTLLSRVSGAKDAQEALKTFDEMAESKNGGVVSVSDCCNIISAALKRNNPELALSVFYEMRASFDQGVDENGPGWKWSRPDVSVYTTLILGLASSLRVSDAIKVINNICRVGVSPAEEVPFGKVVRCPSCMIAVAVAQPQHGIQIASCAKCSYQYELVSGNIDSIVSEEIGMDTPAWKRALRFLQILKEKIPAAVHSIVVQTPSGMARTHRFATETVDLPAQEGERVTIALAAPLSVYRELGPFKLSPKAPNFYPSEPICLTNHEDGRESQLLRAPTKDGGTLLTNPSILFPIVAVLASGNAASGVIDPSLPQFISVAAVTSLAVGVTLKTLVLPQLNRLPQRVVDTVAIKQQLLSQYDTLQSRLKGLKEAAQKEVWMLARMCQLENKIYAVGEPSYRARRSKVKRVREDLENSLRGRIELIDSYARISSMIEIEVELDSDVLAAEQASNVESIAEQIQQTMELENLEERWRIQVEANDEAERLLSSQPLPTEQM; translated from the exons ATGAACTCTAGAGCCACTAACTTCCATACCTGTCACTGGTGTTGTCCCATGTCCCAACTTCAACTAACCACCTCTCATTCCTCATCTTTCTTCACCGCAGTACACAAACACAGAGACCACCACCATTCACGTATCTACGTCAAACCCCCTACAACCTTCAAAAGCTTTCTTCTCCATTCTTGGTCCAATCCCATTTCAAAGCACATGACTTTATACCTGAGCTCCCCACCATGGCTCTCTAGCCCATCTCCACTCCTCCCCCCTCATACCAACACCAACTCCTTGTTCTTCAGACTCAGCCTCACTTCAGTCTGCTTCCCGAAGTTCATTACAACAAAGGCGTCGTCTTTGGGCGAGAGTGAGAGCGCTAATGGGACTGCGGAGGACTCTGTTTCTGAGCTTTTGGACGATACCTTGTTAAGTAGAGTTTCAGGTGCTAAAGATGCCCAAGAAGCACTAAAGACGTTTGATGAAATGGCTGAGAGCAAAAATGGGGGTGTCGTGAGTGTTTCTGATTGTTGTAATATTATCTCGGCTGCCCTGAAAAGGAACAACCCGGAACTGGCCCTCTCTGTTTTCTATGAAATGCGAGCCAGTTTTGATCAAG GTGTTGATGAAAATGGGCCCGGCTGGAAGTGGTCCAGACCAGACGTGAGTGTTTACACAACATTAATTCTGGGTCTGGCTTCATCACTAAGAGTTTCCGATGCCATTAAGGTGATCAACAATATATGCCGAGTGGGAGTGTCTCCAGCTGAGGAG GTCCCTTTTGGAAAAGTTGTGAGGTGTCCAAGCTGTATGATAGCTGTTGCTGTTGCACAACCGCAACATGGTATTCAG ATAGCATCGTGTGCAAAGTGCTCCTACCAATATGAACTTGTTTCTGGGAACATAGACAGCATTGTGTCAGAAGAAATCGG CATGGATACTCCAGCTTGGAAAAGGGCACTGAGATTCCTGCAGATATTGAAGGAAAAGATTCCTGCTGCTGTTCACTCCATTGTG GTCCAAACCCCTTCAGGTATGGCTCGTACACATAGGTTTGCCACTGAAACAGTTGATCTCCCAGCACAGGAAGGAGAAAGGGTAACCATTGCTCTTGCAGCGCCACTAAGTGTATATAGAGAGTTGGGTCCCTTCAAACTTAGTCCAAAGGCCCCTAATTTTTACCCCAGTGAACCTATCTGCTTGACAAACCATGAAGATGGCCGGGAGTCCCAACTATTAAGAGCCCCTACAAAAGATGGTGGCACGTTGCTTACAAACCCTTCCATACTTTTTCCAATTGTTGCTGTTCTGGCCAGTGGCAATGCTGCCTCTGGAGTAATAGACCCCAGCCTCCCTCAATTCATTTCTGTCGCTGCAGTAACATCTCTTGCTGTTGGAGTTACCCTCAAAACATTGGTTTTGCCCCAATTGAATCGT CTTCCTCAGAGAGTAGTGGACACGGTTGCTATCAAACAGCAGCTATTATCTCAATATGATACACTCCAATCTCGTCTAAAGGGCCTTAAAGAAGCTGCTCAAAAAGAG GTCTGGATGTTGGCTCGAATGTGCCAGCTTGAGAACAAGATTTATGCTGTAGGAGAGCCTTCTTATCG TGCTCGGAGAAGTAAAGTCAAAAGGGTTCGAGAAGACTTGGAAAATTCTCTCAGGGGAAGAATTGAGCTGATTGACAGCTATGCGAGG ATTTCTTCCATGATCGAAATTGAGGTAGAATTGGACTCTGATGTTCTTGCTGCTGAACAAGCAAGCAATGTG GAGAGTATTGCGGAACAAATACAACAAACCATGGAACTAGAAAATCTTGAAGAG AGATGGAGAATACAAGTAGAAGCAAATGATGAAGCAGAAAGACTTCTTAGTTCCCAACCACTACCCACAGAACAGATGTAG